From Streptomyces yatensis, one genomic window encodes:
- the mug gene encoding G/U mismatch-specific DNA glycosylase has translation MTPAELEAARDRLVPDVVGDGLRVLFCGINPGLMTAATGHHFARPGNRFWPALHASGFTPRQLHPSEQSQLVRYGLGITNVVARASARADELSDEEYREGGRILAEKVLRLRPRWLAVAGVTAYRVAFGDKKAKIGPQTRTIGDTRIWALPNPSGLNAHWTLPAMAEEYGRLRAAAEADG, from the coding sequence ATGACCCCCGCCGAACTGGAGGCCGCCCGCGACCGCCTCGTCCCCGATGTGGTCGGGGACGGTCTGCGGGTGCTCTTCTGCGGTATCAACCCCGGGCTGATGACGGCCGCCACCGGCCACCACTTCGCCCGCCCGGGCAACCGCTTCTGGCCCGCGCTGCACGCTTCGGGCTTCACCCCGCGACAGTTGCATCCGTCCGAGCAGTCGCAGCTGGTGCGCTACGGCCTGGGCATCACCAATGTGGTCGCGCGCGCCAGTGCGCGGGCCGATGAGCTGAGCGACGAGGAGTACCGGGAGGGCGGCCGGATCCTGGCGGAGAAGGTGCTCCGGCTGCGTCCGCGCTGGCTGGCGGTGGCGGGGGTCACCGCCTACCGGGTCGCGTTCGGCGACAAGAAGGCGAAGATCGGCCCGCAGACGCGCACGATAGGTGACACCCGCATCTGGGCCCTGCCGAACCCCAGCGGGCTCAACGCGCACTGGACGCTGCCCGCCATGGCGGAGGAGTACGGCCGCCTGCGCGCTGCCGCCGAGGCCGACGGCTAG
- a CDS encoding DUF3644 domain-containing protein, producing the protein MNAEDARMAYARWHHILMESQRHALKAVDEWNCSSGNYSDFLTHMHKAWHYLLHAEFHKAKIDYHYKDPKTGRYILIDGEPKAWDLEWCLKQRYTNSANPVRLNVELFVALRNKVEHRYEHNLKIATGGKAQALVMNYEQEMVAHFGPSFSLADRLRFPIALQTLTAEGREQLQDAAKKLPRKTRDLVAKFEAAIDSDILDDLKYDYRVRLLPIVGKKTDADLAVNFVNLDELTAGERAVMTKAGRTGTVITKVKHVETMNPAKLRASDVAKRVEAELPFHFSLHGDHTEMWRRFGVRPAADAPDPRLTVAKYCIYDEPVNTYLYTDAWVKKIIKGIGTVEKYRKFFGKEPRMKKVTTLPRQADPAHERPVGKTA; encoded by the coding sequence ATGAACGCGGAGGACGCACGAATGGCATACGCCCGTTGGCACCACATCCTCATGGAGTCGCAGCGCCACGCGCTGAAGGCAGTTGACGAGTGGAACTGCTCAAGCGGCAACTACTCCGACTTCCTCACACACATGCACAAGGCATGGCACTACCTGCTTCACGCGGAGTTCCACAAAGCGAAGATCGACTACCACTACAAGGACCCGAAGACCGGTCGATACATCTTGATCGACGGAGAGCCGAAGGCGTGGGACCTGGAGTGGTGCCTGAAGCAGCGCTACACCAACAGTGCCAACCCCGTGCGATTGAACGTCGAGCTCTTCGTGGCACTCCGCAACAAGGTGGAGCATCGGTACGAGCACAACCTGAAGATCGCCACAGGTGGCAAGGCGCAGGCGCTCGTCATGAACTACGAACAGGAGATGGTGGCGCACTTCGGCCCCTCCTTCAGCCTTGCCGATCGGCTCCGCTTCCCGATCGCCCTCCAGACGCTCACCGCCGAGGGGCGCGAGCAGCTCCAGGACGCGGCGAAGAAGCTGCCGAGGAAGACCCGCGACCTGGTGGCGAAGTTCGAGGCGGCCATCGACTCGGACATACTGGATGATCTGAAGTACGACTACCGGGTGCGGCTGCTGCCCATCGTCGGCAAGAAGACGGATGCCGACCTGGCGGTCAACTTCGTCAACTTGGACGAGTTGACCGCCGGCGAGCGCGCGGTCATGACCAAGGCGGGTCGTACTGGGACGGTCATCACCAAGGTGAAGCACGTCGAGACGATGAACCCGGCGAAGCTCCGCGCGTCGGACGTGGCCAAGCGCGTTGAGGCCGAGCTGCCATTTCACTTCAGTCTCCATGGCGATCACACCGAGATGTGGCGGCGGTTCGGCGTTCGCCCCGCCGCCGATGCTCCCGACCCGCGCCTCACCGTCGCCAAATACTGCATCTACGACGAACCGGTCAACACTTACCTGTACACGGACGCCTGGGTAAAGAAGATCATCAAGGGGATCGGCACGGTCGAGAAGTACCGCAAGTTCTTCGGCAAGGAGCCGCGCATGAAGAAGGTGACCACCTTGCCGAGGCAGGCAGACCCCGCGCACGAGCGCCCCGTCGGGAAGACTGCCTGA
- a CDS encoding 5-formyltetrahydrofolate cyclo-ligase, giving the protein MTDIDQAKQAVRERVWRRLIDGGGAPADSYGKIPGFYGTDGTAEQLAGLGEWRPATTVKANPDWAQLPVRVRALKDGKRVYMAVPRMASPQPFYLLDPESLTLPPEEVAEKKGAAQVARRVGVEEVEPIDIVVCGSVAVNRSGARIGKGAGYSDLEVALLIEAGLVTEKTVIVAPVHELQIIEDDIPETEHDFSVDYIVTPDTVIPCPNRRRPRGLVWDDLTLEKIKAIPVLARRRAAR; this is encoded by the coding sequence GTGACGGACATCGACCAGGCCAAGCAGGCCGTACGCGAGCGGGTGTGGCGACGACTCATTGACGGCGGCGGCGCACCGGCCGACTCATACGGAAAGATCCCAGGCTTTTACGGAACTGATGGGACAGCCGAGCAACTGGCCGGTCTGGGTGAATGGCGGCCGGCGACGACCGTCAAGGCCAACCCTGACTGGGCACAGCTTCCGGTGCGCGTCCGCGCTCTCAAAGACGGTAAGCGGGTCTACATGGCCGTTCCGAGGATGGCTAGTCCGCAGCCGTTCTACTTGCTCGACCCCGAGAGCCTGACACTCCCGCCCGAGGAGGTCGCCGAGAAGAAGGGTGCGGCCCAGGTTGCCCGGCGCGTCGGCGTTGAAGAGGTCGAGCCGATCGACATCGTTGTCTGCGGCAGCGTGGCCGTGAACCGTTCCGGTGCTCGCATCGGCAAGGGTGCCGGGTACTCCGACCTTGAAGTGGCGCTTCTTATCGAAGCCGGCCTGGTAACTGAGAAGACGGTGATCGTTGCGCCCGTGCATGAGCTCCAGATCATCGAGGACGACATCCCCGAGACGGAGCACGACTTCTCCGTGGACTACATCGTCACGCCGGACACCGTAATCCCCTGCCCCAACCGCCGACGGCCACGCGGCTTGGTGTGGGATGACCTCACACTTGAGAAGATCAAGGCGATTCCGGTGCTGGCGCGCCGGAGGGCTGCGCGGTAG
- a CDS encoding helix-turn-helix transcriptional regulator produces MAAKRIRLAQRRKAAGFTQEGLAEYLGVERSTVGRWESADTEPQAWIRPNLARALKVSSQELQALLADVTATDVRLSERMTYALENPGSADLMVVAYLHEQLRKLDESYDQEASTALLGLAGQLHGQVRFLRENATNPRVRRALYAVEADSATFMGQLIWDVSQRRDHHVPILYFKEAVDAAKHAHDPATEAYATLRMSFVALYGEKNPTRGVTLAEQAAEAAKPVSPSLTGLSLLHVAEGYAMTGALTECEEALKKAESQFDRIHSDDVAAPYCTVNEFNRLAGSCYLFLDLPERAEPILHMTSRALASKKKSQAIVLGNLALALIRQSKLDEAASVMHRTIDAVELTRGGGGLNLAFSAGRELRQWRNEPWAQEINERLLALMAI; encoded by the coding sequence ATGGCAGCGAAGCGCATACGCCTAGCTCAACGTCGCAAAGCGGCAGGCTTCACGCAGGAGGGGCTTGCCGAGTATCTAGGCGTCGAGCGTTCAACGGTAGGTCGCTGGGAGAGCGCCGACACGGAGCCCCAAGCTTGGATACGGCCAAATCTGGCGCGCGCGCTCAAGGTGTCGAGTCAAGAACTTCAAGCGCTCCTGGCCGACGTGACTGCCACCGACGTTCGGCTCAGTGAGCGGATGACGTATGCCCTGGAAAACCCGGGCTCAGCCGACCTCATGGTTGTCGCCTACCTTCACGAGCAGCTGCGCAAGCTGGATGAGTCCTATGACCAAGAGGCGTCGACAGCGCTGCTTGGTCTGGCCGGTCAGCTTCACGGTCAAGTGCGCTTCCTTCGTGAGAACGCCACCAACCCTCGGGTGCGGCGTGCTCTCTACGCGGTCGAAGCCGACTCCGCGACGTTCATGGGGCAACTGATCTGGGACGTCAGCCAGCGTCGTGACCACCATGTGCCGATCCTGTACTTCAAAGAAGCGGTCGATGCAGCGAAGCACGCCCACGACCCTGCGACCGAGGCGTACGCGACGCTGCGCATGAGCTTCGTTGCGCTCTATGGTGAGAAGAACCCGACGCGAGGCGTGACGCTCGCCGAGCAAGCCGCCGAGGCCGCCAAACCGGTCAGCCCGTCGCTGACTGGTCTTTCGCTTCTTCATGTCGCCGAGGGGTACGCCATGACCGGCGCGCTTACCGAGTGCGAGGAGGCGCTGAAGAAGGCCGAGAGTCAGTTCGACCGCATCCACTCTGACGACGTGGCTGCGCCGTACTGCACAGTCAATGAGTTCAATCGGCTCGCTGGATCGTGTTACCTGTTCCTCGACCTACCGGAACGGGCCGAACCTATCCTCCATATGACCTCGCGGGCGCTGGCGTCCAAGAAGAAGAGCCAAGCCATCGTGTTGGGCAACCTGGCCTTGGCGCTCATCCGCCAAAGCAAGCTGGACGAGGCGGCGAGCGTCATGCACCGCACCATTGATGCCGTCGAGCTGACGCGCGGCGGAGGCGGTCTTAATCTGGCGTTCTCTGCCGGGCGGGAACTGCGGCAGTGGAGGAACGAGCCGTGGGCGCAGGAGATCAACGAAAGGCTGCTTGCCCTCATGGCCATATAG
- a CDS encoding recombinase family protein, with protein sequence MFGYMRLAVSDDPNENETTQRELATYATREGFELERLFIERLDARDESAFFALVEALKTDDVKDVIVPSLWHFARLPGLQTAMRDHIERELGARLWVIQSTLAQPKGAAS encoded by the coding sequence ATGTTCGGCTACATGCGGCTTGCCGTAAGTGACGACCCAAACGAAAACGAAACGACCCAACGGGAGTTGGCGACCTACGCCACCCGCGAGGGATTCGAGCTGGAGCGGCTGTTCATCGAGCGGCTCGACGCCCGTGATGAGTCGGCCTTTTTCGCCTTGGTCGAGGCGCTCAAGACCGACGACGTCAAGGACGTGATTGTGCCGTCCTTGTGGCACTTCGCCAGGCTGCCCGGTCTGCAAACTGCAATGCGTGACCACATCGAACGCGAGCTGGGCGCGCGGCTGTGGGTCATCCAAAGCACCCTCGCACAGCCGAAGGGTGCTGCGTCATGA
- a CDS encoding ATP-binding protein has translation MSADTVNPIPLYASSLRLTAVPTAVGCSRMFVRHTLKLWQLEDHAETATLIMSELVTNAVKASGITEPEPKAWQTAAEHVIGIQLRAVEASLYVEVWDRTDAAPVRKNPSRETEGGRGLLLVEQLAKRWAVYRPRVGGKVVWAELSLGLPVELRPFERTPLILPSAIRASQGPVEGQARSALLDVLMTTTVDAMVAARVIRDT, from the coding sequence ATGAGCGCTGACACCGTCAACCCGATCCCTCTGTACGCATCCTCTCTGCGCTTGACCGCAGTACCTACGGCTGTCGGCTGCTCGCGGATGTTCGTCCGCCACACCCTGAAGCTCTGGCAGCTTGAAGACCACGCCGAGACGGCGACGCTCATCATGAGCGAACTCGTCACCAACGCCGTGAAGGCGAGTGGCATCACCGAGCCCGAGCCGAAGGCGTGGCAGACCGCTGCCGAACACGTCATCGGGATACAGCTTCGAGCCGTCGAAGCCAGCCTGTACGTCGAGGTCTGGGATCGAACCGACGCGGCACCCGTACGGAAGAACCCCAGCCGTGAGACGGAGGGCGGGCGCGGCCTACTGCTCGTCGAGCAACTGGCGAAGCGCTGGGCCGTCTACCGGCCGCGCGTCGGTGGCAAGGTCGTGTGGGCTGAGTTGTCGCTCGGACTTCCTGTGGAGCTGCGCCCTTTCGAGCGCACGCCGCTGATATTGCCCAGCGCCATCCGCGCGTCGCAAGGACCAGTTGAAGGCCAGGCACGTTCGGCACTGCTCGACGTGCTAATGACAACGACGGTTGACGCGATGGTCGCGGCGCGCGTGATCCGTGATACCTAG
- a CDS encoding Shedu anti-phage system protein SduA domain-containing protein codes for MQEFLELHPCFLPGATDNIGPGGHHRPSFSSVIRQPPLKGLGPTRLPDFMWVRLDTGAIRPICIEIESPRKAWFNKGSRTPTAKLTQAIDQLTEWKVWFSSPENQLIFAKTYAPSYSHRPVEPQFVLVYGRDAEFRAATSPHDNPDYMRQKRDHMPRDRELYFTYDQLAPEREAGDYAALTYQVDQWVLHSLPPTFSTGQHVMEISKVIRDPSEVVLRTDLMSAERKAYVIERWEYWRSVALSEHTHFIAVGRE; via the coding sequence ATGCAGGAGTTCTTGGAGCTTCACCCGTGCTTCCTCCCTGGAGCGACGGACAACATCGGTCCCGGAGGTCATCACAGACCTTCGTTCTCGTCCGTGATTCGACAGCCGCCGCTCAAGGGTCTCGGCCCTACGCGCCTCCCCGACTTCATGTGGGTTCGACTGGACACCGGAGCCATCCGCCCGATCTGCATCGAGATTGAGAGTCCTCGGAAGGCTTGGTTCAACAAGGGGTCGAGGACTCCGACTGCCAAACTCACTCAAGCGATCGACCAACTCACTGAGTGGAAGGTTTGGTTTTCTTCCCCCGAGAACCAGCTCATTTTTGCGAAGACGTACGCACCCAGCTACTCGCACCGCCCAGTCGAGCCTCAGTTCGTTCTCGTCTATGGGCGAGACGCCGAGTTTCGGGCGGCCACTTCACCCCACGACAATCCCGACTACATGAGGCAGAAGCGTGACCACATGCCTCGGGACCGTGAGCTCTACTTCACCTACGATCAGTTAGCTCCGGAGCGAGAAGCAGGGGACTATGCGGCCCTCACATACCAAGTTGACCAGTGGGTCCTACATTCGCTGCCGCCCACCTTCTCAACGGGTCAGCACGTGATGGAAATAAGCAAGGTCATCAGGGATCCTTCGGAGGTGGTACTTCGAACGGATCTTATGAGTGCGGAGAGGAAGGCTTACGTCATCGAACGCTGGGAGTATTGGCGTTCAGTGGCACTCTCTGAGCACACCCACTTCATTGCCGTCGGTCGTGAGTAG
- a CDS encoding IS3 family transposase (programmed frameshift), with amino-acid sequence MPKPYPKEFREDVVRVARNREPGVTLEQIAADFGVHPITLSKWLRRAETDEGARPATTSGESAELREARKRIRLLEQENEVLRRAAAYLSQANLPKMMYPLVRELAAADAPYRVPVAVTCRVLGLARQPYYRWLAQPATDTELTQAYRANALFDAHRDDPEFGHRFLLDEAHAAGEAMAERTAWRICRDNGWWSAFGKRRGRGKNAKAGPPVHDDLVRRNFTADGPNRLWLTDITEHATAEGKLYLCAVKDVYSGRIVGYSIDGRMKSRLAAAALGSAVARRGPAAGCIVHSDRGSQFRSRKVAAVLTRHGLVGSMGRVGAAGDNAAMESFFALLQKNVLDRRVWATRQELRIAIVTWIERTYHRRRRQRRLGRLTPVEYETIMTPPAALAA; translated from the exons GTGCCCAAGCCGTATCCGAAGGAGTTCCGCGAGGACGTCGTGCGGGTCGCGCGCAACCGCGAGCCCGGCGTCACGCTGGAGCAGATCGCCGCTGACTTCGGGGTCCACCCGATCACGTTGTCGAAGTGGCTGCGCCGCGCCGAGACCGACGAGGGCGCCAGGCCCGCAACGACGTCGGGTGAGTCGGCCGAGCTGCGCGAGGCCCGCAAGCGGATCCGGCTGCTGGAGCAGGAGAACGAAGTGCTCAGGAGGGCTGCGGCGTATCTGTCGCAGGCGAACCTGCCG AAAATGATGTACCCGCTCGTCCGCGAGCTGGCCGCCGCCGATGCCCCTTACCGGGTGCCGGTGGCGGTGACGTGCCGGGTGCTCGGGCTGGCCCGCCAGCCCTACTACCGGTGGCTGGCCCAGCCTGCCACCGACACCGAACTGACCCAGGCATACCGGGCCAACGCCCTGTTCGACGCGCACCGCGACGATCCCGAGTTCGGGCACCGCTTCCTTCTCGACGAGGCCCACGCCGCCGGTGAGGCGATGGCTGAGCGGACCGCCTGGCGGATCTGCCGGGACAACGGCTGGTGGAGTGCCTTCGGCAAACGCAGGGGCCGCGGGAAGAACGCCAAAGCCGGGCCACCGGTCCACGATGACCTGGTGCGGCGGAACTTCACCGCGGACGGGCCGAACCGGTTGTGGCTCACGGACATCACCGAGCACGCGACCGCCGAGGGCAAGCTCTATCTGTGCGCCGTCAAGGACGTGTACTCCGGCCGCATCGTGGGCTATTCCATCGACGGCCGGATGAAGTCCCGCCTCGCGGCGGCCGCGCTGGGGTCCGCCGTCGCCCGCCGCGGCCCCGCTGCGGGATGCATCGTGCACTCCGACCGCGGATCGCAATTCCGGTCCCGCAAGGTCGCCGCCGTCCTCACCCGGCACGGCCTGGTCGGCTCAATGGGCCGGGTCGGGGCCGCAGGCGACAACGCCGCAATGGAGAGCTTCTTCGCACTGCTGCAGAAGAACGTCCTCGACCGCCGCGTCTGGGCCACCCGCCAGGAGTTGCGGATCGCGATCGTCACCTGGATCGAGCGGACCTACCACCGACGCCGGCGGCAACGACGCCTGGGCCGATTGACCCCCGTCGAGTACGAGACCATCATGACCCCACCCGCAGCTCTGGCTGCATAA
- a CDS encoding ROK family protein, with the protein MGRLTGGDPSLLRRINSAVVLHALRAATASGTATEGGPDDAGGCAGSASLTDLTRVTGLSRPTVEGVIDGLADSGLVVEVPAEEGGVRRQGRPARRFRFRAEAGHLLGIEIGAHRVAALLSDLDGHALGSIVREVSEKASADERLERVRTAVADLLRRAGVARFSLRAVGVGSPGIVEADGTVHLCTALPGWTGLPLGERLRRSFRCPVLVENDANTAAVAEHWKGAAVGSDDVVFVLAGLSPGAGSLIGGRLHRGFGGAAGEIGALHLLGREAAPEEVLSTTGEPLNPLDEAQVARVFALARDGDARARAAVDRFVRRLVHDTAALVLALDPEVVVVGGWAAGLDGVLAPLRDELSRYCLRAPEVTLSMLGEAAVTTGALRLALDHVEQELFAVDSTVTTRRASR; encoded by the coding sequence TTGGGGCGGCTCACCGGCGGGGATCCGTCTCTGCTGCGACGCATCAACTCCGCCGTGGTACTGCACGCGTTGCGCGCGGCGACCGCGTCCGGCACGGCCACCGAGGGTGGCCCGGACGACGCGGGCGGCTGTGCCGGAAGCGCGAGCCTCACCGATCTCACACGGGTGACCGGACTGTCCCGGCCCACCGTCGAGGGCGTGATCGACGGGCTGGCCGACAGCGGGCTTGTGGTCGAGGTGCCCGCCGAGGAGGGCGGCGTCCGCCGCCAGGGCCGCCCCGCGCGCCGCTTCCGCTTCCGGGCCGAGGCCGGGCATCTGCTGGGCATAGAGATAGGGGCACACCGGGTCGCCGCGCTCCTTTCGGACCTGGACGGACACGCGCTCGGCTCGATCGTGCGCGAGGTGTCGGAGAAGGCGTCGGCGGACGAGCGGCTGGAGCGGGTGCGCACCGCCGTCGCGGATCTGCTGCGGCGCGCGGGGGTGGCCCGGTTCTCGCTGCGCGCGGTCGGGGTGGGCAGCCCCGGCATCGTCGAGGCCGACGGCACCGTCCATCTGTGCACCGCGCTCCCCGGCTGGACCGGGCTGCCCCTGGGCGAGCGGCTGCGGCGGTCCTTCCGCTGTCCGGTGCTGGTGGAGAACGACGCGAACACGGCGGCGGTGGCCGAGCACTGGAAGGGCGCGGCGGTCGGCTCGGACGATGTGGTCTTCGTGCTGGCCGGGTTGAGCCCGGGGGCCGGGTCGTTGATCGGCGGCCGGCTCCACCGCGGCTTCGGCGGCGCCGCCGGGGAGATCGGGGCGCTGCATCTGCTGGGCCGCGAGGCCGCCCCGGAGGAGGTGCTCTCCACGACCGGGGAGCCGCTGAACCCACTGGACGAGGCGCAGGTCGCGCGGGTCTTCGCGCTGGCCCGCGACGGCGACGCGCGGGCCCGCGCGGCCGTGGACCGCTTCGTCCGCAGGCTGGTGCACGACACGGCGGCCCTGGTGCTGGCGCTGGATCCCGAGGTCGTCGTGGTCGGCGGCTGGGCCGCCGGGCTGGACGGTGTGCTGGCCCCGCTGCGCGATGAGCTGTCCCGCTACTGTCTGCGGGCCCCGGAGGTCACGCTCTCGATGCTCGGCGAGGCGGCGGTGACCACGGGGGCGCTGCGGCTGGCCCTCGACCATGTGGAACAGGAGCTCTTCGCGGTCGACAGCACGGTGACGACCCGCCGCGCGAGCCGCTGA
- a CDS encoding GntR family transcriptional regulator → MGTTQLESVPEPKYWHLKTVLSDALDSEFAVGEILPNERELAARFGVARATLRQALEQLELEGRLQRRRGVGTTVAPPRVGVAVGDYAHGWTDTSGEDTWQTVDSTEAVPPAEVARLLELDPDTPVHRVRRTRMSHGQPLAAELLYVPAESVPGLAAIDTPSGLARARAVLRELRRLELEGREQTVELGSARADDAKELDRLPGAPVLLVTTRYVAEGRTAAVAVATYRADTCRLTFGDAAGEELLAG, encoded by the coding sequence GTGGGGACCACGCAGCTTGAATCGGTGCCTGAGCCCAAGTACTGGCATCTGAAGACCGTGCTCAGCGACGCGCTCGACTCGGAGTTCGCGGTCGGGGAGATCCTGCCCAACGAGCGTGAGCTGGCAGCCCGCTTCGGCGTCGCCCGTGCCACCCTCCGACAGGCCCTCGAGCAGCTCGAGCTGGAGGGCAGGCTCCAGCGTCGCCGCGGCGTCGGCACCACCGTCGCCCCGCCCCGCGTCGGCGTGGCCGTCGGGGACTACGCCCACGGCTGGACCGACACCTCCGGTGAGGACACCTGGCAGACCGTGGACAGCACCGAGGCCGTGCCGCCCGCCGAGGTCGCCCGGCTGCTGGAGCTCGACCCCGACACCCCGGTCCACCGGGTGCGTCGCACCCGGATGAGCCACGGCCAGCCGCTCGCCGCCGAGCTGCTGTACGTACCGGCCGAGTCCGTCCCCGGCCTCGCCGCCATCGACACCCCCAGCGGGCTGGCCCGCGCCCGCGCCGTGCTGCGCGAGCTGCGCCGGCTGGAGCTGGAGGGCCGTGAGCAGACCGTGGAGCTGGGCTCGGCCCGCGCGGACGACGCCAAGGAGCTCGACCGGCTGCCCGGCGCCCCCGTCCTCCTCGTGACCACCCGCTATGTGGCCGAGGGCCGCACCGCGGCCGTCGCGGTGGCCACCTACCGGGCCGACACCTGCCGGCTCACCTTCGGTGACGCGGCGGGCGAGGAGCTGCTGGCGGGCTGA
- a CDS encoding SDR family oxidoreductase produces the protein MDQVTVVTGGSRGIGAAVAVRLARAGHSVAIGYESAQDAAERWAAAVRAEGVRSVVVQADTSDAEQVEAMFDRVREELGPITGLVNNAGITGPLGRFTETSPEVMRRVVDVNVTGALLCARRAAREMSTRHGGQGGAIVNISSGAATTGSPGEYVHYAASKAAVDAMTVGLSKELAAEGIRVNSVQPGMTLTDIHERMGDPERPWRVQGRVPMGRPGEPEEIAGAVAWLLSPEASYTTGAVLRVAGGL, from the coding sequence ATGGACCAGGTCACGGTGGTCACCGGGGGCAGTCGCGGAATCGGAGCGGCGGTGGCCGTGCGGCTCGCCCGCGCCGGGCACAGCGTCGCCATCGGCTACGAGAGCGCCCAGGACGCGGCCGAGCGGTGGGCGGCGGCGGTGCGCGCGGAGGGTGTGCGGTCGGTGGTCGTCCAGGCCGACACCAGCGACGCGGAGCAGGTCGAGGCGATGTTCGACCGGGTGCGGGAGGAACTGGGCCCGATCACCGGTCTGGTCAACAACGCCGGGATCACCGGGCCGTTGGGCCGCTTCACCGAGACCTCACCCGAGGTGATGCGCCGCGTCGTGGACGTCAATGTGACCGGGGCCCTGCTGTGCGCCCGGCGCGCGGCGCGCGAGATGTCCACGCGCCACGGCGGGCAGGGCGGCGCCATCGTGAACATCTCCTCGGGCGCGGCGACGACCGGCAGCCCCGGGGAGTACGTGCACTACGCGGCCAGCAAGGCGGCGGTCGACGCGATGACCGTCGGACTGTCGAAGGAGCTGGCGGCGGAGGGGATCCGGGTCAACTCCGTCCAGCCCGGGATGACGCTGACCGACATCCACGAGCGGATGGGCGACCCCGAGCGGCCGTGGCGCGTCCAGGGGCGGGTGCCGATGGGACGGCCGGGCGAGCCGGAGGAGATCGCGGGCGCGGTGGCGTGGCTGCTGTCGCCGGAGGCGTCGTACACGACGGGCGCGGTGCTGCGGGTCGCGGGCGGACTGTAG
- a CDS encoding alpha/beta fold hydrolase, giving the protein MPASLSFTVATPGGPRTARVVHERRGAGRPLVLLHGIGHHWQAWEPVLDILAVDREVIAVDLPGFGASDALPDGIPYDLDGVIRVLGALFESLGVKRPDVAGNSLGGLFALELGRLGLVRTVTALSPAQFWNEAERRYAFGVLSVMRAGARALPPPLVAWLARGAAGRAALTGAIYARPARRSPAAVVAETRAMREAVGFDATLAAGNSELFTHDIPDIPVTIAWGSRDRVLPRRQGVRAKRVIPGARLVRLPGCGHVPMNDDPALVARVILDGSR; this is encoded by the coding sequence ATGCCCGCGTCCCTCTCCTTTACCGTCGCCACCCCCGGCGGCCCCCGCACCGCCCGGGTCGTGCACGAACGGCGCGGCGCGGGGCGGCCGTTGGTACTGCTGCACGGCATCGGCCACCACTGGCAGGCATGGGAGCCGGTGCTGGACATCCTCGCGGTCGACCGCGAGGTGATCGCCGTGGATCTGCCCGGCTTCGGGGCGTCGGACGCGCTCCCGGACGGCATCCCCTACGACCTCGACGGCGTCATACGGGTGCTCGGCGCGCTCTTCGAATCCCTTGGCGTCAAACGCCCCGACGTGGCCGGGAACTCGCTGGGCGGGCTGTTCGCCCTGGAGCTGGGCCGGCTCGGACTCGTACGGACCGTCACCGCGCTGTCCCCGGCCCAGTTCTGGAACGAGGCCGAGCGCCGCTACGCCTTCGGTGTGCTGTCCGTCATGCGGGCCGGTGCGCGGGCGCTGCCGCCGCCGCTGGTGGCGTGGCTGGCCCGCGGCGCGGCCGGACGGGCCGCGCTGACCGGCGCCATCTACGCCCGGCCCGCGCGGCGTTCACCGGCCGCGGTCGTCGCGGAGACGCGGGCGATGCGTGAGGCGGTCGGCTTCGACGCCACGCTCGCCGCCGGAAACTCCGAGCTGTTCACGCATGACATCCCCGATATCCCGGTCACCATCGCCTGGGGCTCGCGCGACCGGGTGCTGCCGCGCCGCCAGGGCGTCCGCGCCAAGAGGGTCATCCCCGGCGCCCGGCTGGTCCGGCTCCCCGGCTGCGGCCACGTGCCCATGAACGACGACCCGGCGCTGGTCGCCCGCGTCATCCTGGACGGCAGCCGCTGA